In Calonectris borealis chromosome 10, bCalBor7.hap1.2, whole genome shotgun sequence, a single genomic region encodes these proteins:
- the PCBP4 gene encoding poly(rC)-binding protein 4, translated as MAVFGLQIWGVGSWGLPPFWRPPCPAGSARPPAMASPDGASGVGSSPEETELSITLTLRMLMHGKEIGSIIGKKGETVKRIREQSSARITISEGSCPERITTITGSTDAVFRAVSMIAFKLEEDLGAGSDGAAAGRAPVTLRLVIPASQCGSLIGKAGAKIREIRESTGAQVQVAGDLLPNSTERAVTVSGVPDTIIQCVRQICAVILESPPKGATIPYHPGLSLGTILLSANQGFSMQGQYSGVSPAEVTKLQQLSGHTLPFASLGHAPSMVPGLDTSSQSSSQEFLVPNDLIGCIIGRHGSKISEIRQMSGAHIKIGNQTEGSSERHVTITGSPVSITLAQYLITACLETAKSTSQAPPGPGSVDLGMGFSQPLTPGSGAGLPTVAPAPPALLGTPYTISLSNFIGLKPVSFLALSPSSVAGPNGGTATYTTKISAANGTKKADRQKFSPY; from the exons ATGGCGGTTTTTGGGCTGCAGATTTGGGGGGTGGGTAGTTGGGGCCTCCCCCCTTTCTGGAGACCGCCGTGTCCTGCAGGCTCAGCTCGCCCTCCCGCCATGGCATCGCCGGACGGAGCCAGCGGCGTGggcagcagccctgaggagacagagctcaGCATCACCCTGACCCTCCGCATGCTCATGCATGGCAAG GAGATCGGCAGCATCATCGGCAAG AAAGGAGAGACTGTTAAGAGGATACGAGAACAG AGCAGCGCGCGCATCACCATCTCAGAGGGGTCCTGCCCCGAGCGCATCACCACTATCACTGGTTCCACGGATGCCGTCTTCCGCGCCGTCTCCATGATTGCCTTCAAGCTGGAGGAG GACCTGGGAGCGGGGAGCGATGGGGCAGCAGCGGGCAGAGCGCCAGTGACGCTGCGCCTCGTCATCCCGGCCAGCCAGTGTGGCTCACTCATCGGCAAGGCGGGAGCTAAGATCCGGGAGATTCGGGAG AGCACAGGGGCGCAGGTGCAGGTGGCCGGCGACTTGCTGCCCAACTCCACCGAACGGGCCGTCACCGTCTCGGGGGTGCCAGACACCATCATCCAGTGCGTGAGGCAGATCTGCGCCGTCATCCTGGAG tCGCCTCCGAAGGGGGCCACCATCCCCTACCACCCTGGCCTCTCCCTGGGCACCATCCTGCTCTCTGCCAACCAG gGCTTCTCCATGCAGGGCCAGTACAGCGGGGTCTCTCCTGCGGAG GTGACGAAGCTGCAGCAGCTGTCAGGGCACACACTCCCTTTCGCCTCCCTGGGCCACGCACCCTCCATGGTGCCAG GCCTGGACACCAGCTCCCAGAGCAGCTCCCAGGAATTCCTGGTGCCCAACGAC CTCATCGGCTGTATCATCGGCCGGCATGGCAGCAAGATCAGTGAGATCCGGCAGATGTCAGGCGCCCACATCAAGATCGGGAACCAGACCGAGGGCTCCAGCGAGCGGCACGTGACCATCACGGGGTCCCCCGTCAGCATCACCCTGGCTCAGTACCTCATCACAGCCTG CTTAGAGACGGCCAAATCTACCTCCCAGGCGCCACCGGGCCCTGGCTCCGTGGACCTCGGCATGGGCTtctcccagcccctcaccccggGCTCTGGCGCGGGGCTGCCCACTgtcgccccggcccccccggcccttCTGGGCACCCCCTACACCATCTCCCTCTCCAACTTCATCGGTCTGAAGCCGGTGTCCTTCCTGGCGCTGTCCCCATCCTCTGTGGCAGGTCCCAACGGCGGCACCGCCACCTACACGACCAAGATCTCAGCGGCCAATGGCACCAAGAAAGCTGACCGGCAGAAGTTCTCACCCTACTGA
- the LOC142086265 gene encoding putative protein-lysine deacylase ABHD14B yields the protein MATPQLTESTVTVEGQTLFYRQAEPAQQPPKLTVLLLHGIRFSSDTWLQLRTLAKLAENGYKAVAIDLPGLGHSKDAVAPAPVGQPAPGAFLKAVSEALCLGPAVVISPSLSGMYSLPFLFQHNHLLKAYVPVAPICTEKFTAEQYTQIKTPTLIVYGDQDAELGQASLNNLRHLPEHRVLVLQGAGHACYLDKPDEWHHGLLAFLQQLE from the exons ATGGCCACCCCACAGCTCACCGAGAGCACCGTCACGGTGGAAGGCCAAACCCTCTTCTACCGCCAAGCTGAGCCAGCCCAGCAGCCGCCAAAGCTGACCGTGCTGCTGCTGCACGGCATTCGTTTCTCCTCTGACACCTGGCTTCAGCTGCGGACACTTGCCAAGCTGGCTGAAAATGGCTACAAGGCTGTGGCTATCGACCTGCCGG GGCTGGGGCACTCGAAGGATGCTGTGGCCCCAGCGCCCGTGGGCCAGCCAGCGCCGGGGGCTTTCCTGAAAGCAGTTTCAGAGGCTCTGTGCCTGGGTCCGGCCGTGGTGATCAGCCCATCGCTCAGCGGCATGTACTCCCTGCCCTTCCTCTTCCAGCACAACCACCTGCTCAAGGCGTATGTGCCCGTGGCACCCATCTGCACCGAGAAATTCACGGCAGAGCAGTACACCCAGATCAAA ACGCCCACGCTGATCGTGTACGGGGACCAGGACGCGGAGCTGGGGCAGGCCAGCCTAAACAACCTGCGGCACCTCCCCGAGCAccgggtgctggtgctgcagggtgctggacACGCCTGCTACCTGGACAAGCCCGACGAGTGGCACCACGGGCTCCTGGCCTTCCTGCAGCAACTGGAGTGA
- the LOC142086264 gene encoding protein ABHD14A-like isoform X2: protein MPLARSRLGLLLLGVLLTLVLYLLLPAAQHEQHLAGARPDEGKRGRRASNATARTGMAAGEPPIFYREVSARPQAGGTASPGRPDVLFLHGQAFTSKTWEALGTLALLAGEGYRAVAIDLPGYGDSPPAETVATAQGRVAFLDHVLQELGIRRPVLVSPSMSGRFALPFLLARGDQLAGFVPVAPVGTKDYAAEQYRRVQTPTLILYGDRDISLGPQALHSLWHLPRHRMAVVPDAGHACYLDKPEDFHRALLGFLRQLKALQPWSPA, encoded by the exons ATGCCGCTCGCCCGCAGCCGCCTGGGGCTCCTGCTCCTTGGGGTGCTCCTCACCCTCGTCCTCTACCTCCTGCTCCCGGCCGCCCAGCATGAGCAGCACTTGGCTGGCGCCCGGCCTGATGAGGGGAAGCGGGGCCGGCGGGCATCCAACGCCACTGCGCGAACGGGCATGGCTGCGGGAGAGCCCCCCATCTTCTACAGGGAGGTTTCTGCAAGGCCCCAGGCCGGTGGCACTGCCAGCCCCGGGAG GCCCGATGTCCTGTTCCTGCACGGCCAGGCGTTCACCTCTAAGACGTGGGAGGCCTTGGGCACGCTGGCGCTGCTCGCCGGAGAAGGCTACCGTGCGGTCGCAATAGATCTGCCTG GCTATGGGGATTCGCCCCCGGCGGAGACGGTGGCCACGGCGCAGGGCCGGGTGGCTTTCCTGGACCATGTCCTCCAGGAGCTGGGCATACGAAGGCCCGTTCTTGTCAGCCCCTCCATGAGCGGCCGCTTTGCCCTGCCCTTCCTCCTGGCGCGGGGGGACCAGCTGGCCGGCTTCGTGCCCGTTGCGCCTGTGGGCACCAAGGACTACGCTGCTGAGCAGTACCGGCGGGTCCAG ACGCCCACCCTGATCCTGTATGGTGACCGTGACATAAGCCTGGGTCCCCAGGCTCTGCATAGCCTCTGGCACCTCCCCAGGCACCGCATGGCCGTGGTGCCCGATGCTGGCCATGCCTGCTACCTGGACAAGCCGGAGGACTTCCACCGGGCCCTGCTGGGCTTCCTGCGCCAGCTGAA GGCTTTGCAGCCCTGGTCCCCGGCCTGA
- the LOC142086264 gene encoding protein ABHD14A-like isoform X1, with amino-acid sequence MPLARSRLGLLLLGVLLTLVLYLLLPAAQHEQHLAGARPDEGKRGRRASNATARTGMAAGEPPIFYREVSARPQAGGTASPGRPDVLFLHGQAFTSKTWEALGTLALLAGEGYRAVAIDLPGYGDSPPAETVATAQGRVAFLDHVLQELGIRRPVLVSPSMSGRFALPFLLARGDQLAGFVPVAPVGTKDYAAEQYRRVQTPTLILYGDRDISLGPQALHSLWHLPRHRMAVVPDAGHACYLDKPEDFHRALLGFLRQLK; translated from the exons ATGCCGCTCGCCCGCAGCCGCCTGGGGCTCCTGCTCCTTGGGGTGCTCCTCACCCTCGTCCTCTACCTCCTGCTCCCGGCCGCCCAGCATGAGCAGCACTTGGCTGGCGCCCGGCCTGATGAGGGGAAGCGGGGCCGGCGGGCATCCAACGCCACTGCGCGAACGGGCATGGCTGCGGGAGAGCCCCCCATCTTCTACAGGGAGGTTTCTGCAAGGCCCCAGGCCGGTGGCACTGCCAGCCCCGGGAG GCCCGATGTCCTGTTCCTGCACGGCCAGGCGTTCACCTCTAAGACGTGGGAGGCCTTGGGCACGCTGGCGCTGCTCGCCGGAGAAGGCTACCGTGCGGTCGCAATAGATCTGCCTG GCTATGGGGATTCGCCCCCGGCGGAGACGGTGGCCACGGCGCAGGGCCGGGTGGCTTTCCTGGACCATGTCCTCCAGGAGCTGGGCATACGAAGGCCCGTTCTTGTCAGCCCCTCCATGAGCGGCCGCTTTGCCCTGCCCTTCCTCCTGGCGCGGGGGGACCAGCTGGCCGGCTTCGTGCCCGTTGCGCCTGTGGGCACCAAGGACTACGCTGCTGAGCAGTACCGGCGGGTCCAG ACGCCCACCCTGATCCTGTATGGTGACCGTGACATAAGCCTGGGTCCCCAGGCTCTGCATAGCCTCTGGCACCTCCCCAGGCACCGCATGGCCGTGGTGCCCGATGCTGGCCATGCCTGCTACCTGGACAAGCCGGAGGACTTCCACCGGGCCCTGCTGGGCTTCCTGCGCCAGCTGAAGTGA
- the ACY1 gene encoding aminoacylase-1 — protein MAPGKPGKSTGASEDPSVTLFREYLRIDTVHPKPDYDAAVRFLERIGTDLGLACQKVEVCQGRVVLILTWQGTNPRLRSVLLNSHTDVVPVFEEHWTYPPFEAVKDSQGNIYARGAQDMKCVSIQYLEAIRRLKAEGKCFARTIHLTFVPDEEVGGHKGMEMFVQRPEFRALNVGFALDEGLASPSDTFSVFYGEKSPWWIKVKCVGSPGHGSRFISNTAAEKMHKVINSFLAFRESEKQRLKSDSSLTLGDVTSLNLTMLEGGVSFNVVPSEMAASFDIRIPPTVDLKAFEEQVAAWCRGAGDGVTYEFHQKCMDQHVTSTEESDPWWKAFSGVCRDMKLQLKLEIFPAATDSRYIRAAGHPAIGFSPMNRTPVLLHDHNEFLNEQVFLRGIDIYAHLLPALASVPPLPAEG, from the exons ATGGCACCCGGGAAGCCCGGGAAGAGCACGGGGGCCTCGGAGGACCCCTCAGTTACGCTTTTCCGGGAGTACCTGAGGATCGACACCGTCCACCCCAAACCTGACTATG atgCGGCTGTCCGGTTTCTGGAGCGCATCGGCACCGACTTGGGCTTGGCCTGCCAGAAAGTGGAG GTGTGCCAGGGCCGCGTGGTGCTGATCCTGACCTGGCAGGGCACGAACCCCCGCCTGCGCTCCGTCCTCCTCAACTCCCACACCGACGTTGTGCCCGTCTTTGAG GAGCACTGGACCTACCCACCCTTCGAGGCTGTTAAGGACTCGCAAGGCAACATCTACGCCCGGGGTGCCCAGGACATGAAGTGTGTCTCCATCCA GTACCTCGAGGCCATCCGGAGGCTGAAGGCTGAGGGAAAGTGTTTTGCCCGCACCATCCACCTCACCTTTGTGCCTG ACGAGGAGGTGGGCGGACACAAAGGCATGGAGATGTTCGTGCAGCGCCCCGAGTTCAGAGCACTCAACGTGGGCTTCGCCCTGGATGAGG GCCTGGCCAGCCCGTCCGACACCTTCAGCGTCTTTTACGGCGAGAAGAGCCCTTGGT GGATAAAGGTGAAGTGCGTGGGCAGCCCTGGGCATGGGTCCCGCTTCATCAGCAACACGGCGGCCGAGAAGATG cacaaAGTCATCAACTCCTTCCTGGCCTTCAGGGAGAGCGAGAAGCAGAG GCTCAAGTCCGACTCAAGCCTGACCCTAGGGGACGTCACCTCGCTCAACCTGACCATGCTGGAGGGGGGCGTCTCCTTCAACGTGGTGCCCTCCGAGATGGCGGCCAGCTTCGACATCCGCATCCCACCCACCGTGGACCTGAAG GCCTTCGAGGAGCAGGTGGCCGCGtggtgccggggtgctggggacggCGTCACCTATGAGTTTCACCAG AAATGCATGGACCAACATGTCACCTCCACCGAGGAGTCGGACCCGTGGTGGAAAGCCTTCAGTGGGGTCTGCAGGGACAT GAAGCTGCAGCTCAAGCTCGAGATCTTCCCGGCCGCCACCGACAGCCGCTACATCCGAGCG gcAGGACACCCCGCTATCGGCTTCTCGCCCATGAACCGCACCCCGGTGCTGCTCCATGATCACAACGAGTTCCTCAACGAGCAAGTCTTCCTGCGGGGCATCGACATCTACGCCCACCTCCTGCCCGCCCTGGCATCGgtgcccccgctgcccgccgAGGGCTGA